One genomic region from Spirosoma sp. KCTC 42546 encodes:
- a CDS encoding T9SS type A sorting domain-containing protein yields the protein MNNNYFLVCLLTLGLVAVSSRTTAQTSSQVLKITYPESRAIFQRENDNTSTIYLSGSIYQPIDSVQARVQAEENGQGLNTEWVTIQRNPQGGIFQGSVRAKGGWYRLEVQAFVGGKAVGTDVVRKVGIGEVFIITGQSNAQGFQNYGALGAADDRVNCVSYDNITANSLADPPAPTFQQLSATSIIGPRGQSAWCWGVLGDLIVKQYGVPVLFINTAWSATIIKNWHDSADGLLAKNIFAIGTPDENFPVGMPYANLVIALRYYCSLQGLRAVLWQQGETDNVPLHSSRKDYADNMQYIVNKTRADTERYPAWVLARSSYNDGQVSQDIIQAQNDVINTYNNNVFAGPFTDNIQIPRFDIVHFGNRSTNNPGDKGLNDLAQAWFSSLNAVFFASSRPLPPLPQPAIAVTCGTSNSNLTLSLPGSYKSYTWNSGQTTQTITVNQPGLYRAVLKDRNGNTYLSPAIEVQSPIQPATPTISLASQPGKVVDNQQQICADSTLSLIANTSANSTGLWSLSTTSTLSKTIALTKSGNYSLQAVNVYGCKSVQPAIVSLTVRPKVPTPSIEQIGAYSLQAVLPTPTGGQPDLFDWRRAGGEVIPQTSAVVKVVVSANYSARAKTTFTLSNGNNLTCYSDYSAPKAFTFDRSNGGLSIYPNPSTTGTITIETIENLKNADVDVFSLSGQKLFSTQVPILDERKSIDLSGLSQGIYLVRVRSAGFDVSRRIIINR from the coding sequence ATGAACAACAATTATTTTCTAGTATGTCTGCTAACGTTGGGGCTGGTTGCTGTTAGCTCAAGAACCACTGCCCAGACTAGCAGTCAAGTACTCAAAATTACCTACCCAGAAAGTAGGGCAATATTTCAACGTGAAAATGATAATACCAGCACAATCTATTTGTCAGGTAGCATTTATCAACCCATTGATAGTGTTCAGGCACGAGTTCAGGCAGAAGAAAATGGGCAGGGTTTAAATACGGAATGGGTTACTATTCAGCGAAATCCACAAGGTGGAATTTTCCAAGGTTCAGTGCGCGCAAAAGGAGGATGGTATCGCCTAGAAGTACAGGCATTTGTTGGCGGTAAAGCGGTTGGTACAGACGTTGTTCGTAAAGTTGGTATTGGCGAAGTCTTTATTATAACTGGCCAGTCGAACGCACAGGGCTTTCAGAATTATGGCGCTTTGGGAGCAGCTGATGATCGGGTTAACTGCGTATCGTATGATAACATTACGGCTAACTCACTTGCTGACCCTCCAGCTCCAACCTTTCAACAGCTTAGTGCTACATCAATTATTGGGCCACGTGGGCAGAGTGCCTGGTGTTGGGGCGTTTTGGGTGATCTGATTGTGAAGCAGTACGGCGTTCCGGTTTTGTTTATCAATACTGCCTGGTCAGCAACAATTATTAAAAACTGGCATGACAGCGCTGATGGCCTACTTGCTAAAAATATTTTTGCGATTGGCACTCCCGACGAAAACTTTCCGGTTGGCATGCCCTATGCTAATCTAGTAATTGCCCTTCGCTACTATTGCTCTCTTCAGGGTCTACGTGCAGTGTTATGGCAACAGGGCGAAACAGATAATGTACCCCTACATTCCAGCCGAAAAGACTATGCGGATAATATGCAATACATAGTCAATAAAACCCGTGCGGATACAGAGCGTTACCCAGCCTGGGTTCTGGCAAGATCATCGTATAATGATGGGCAGGTAAGTCAGGATATTATTCAAGCACAGAACGATGTTATAAACACCTATAACAACAATGTTTTTGCTGGCCCATTTACTGATAACATTCAAATTCCCCGTTTTGATATTGTTCACTTCGGTAACCGGTCAACAAACAATCCAGGAGATAAAGGCCTGAATGATTTAGCACAAGCTTGGTTTTCTAGCCTGAACGCTGTTTTTTTTGCCAGTTCAAGGCCACTGCCACCTTTACCTCAGCCAGCCATTGCCGTTACTTGTGGTACATCCAATAGTAACCTGACCCTAAGTCTACCCGGATCGTACAAATCCTATACATGGAATTCTGGCCAGACAACACAGACAATTACGGTTAACCAACCGGGACTTTATAGAGCCGTGTTGAAAGATAGAAACGGGAATACGTATCTGTCGCCTGCTATTGAGGTACAAAGCCCAATTCAGCCAGCAACCCCAACTATTTCATTAGCCAGTCAGCCAGGGAAAGTAGTTGATAATCAGCAGCAAATCTGTGCGGACTCAACGTTATCACTCATTGCCAATACGTCTGCAAACAGTACAGGTTTATGGAGTCTGAGCACGACAAGTACCCTTAGCAAAACGATTGCCTTGACAAAATCCGGCAACTATTCTTTACAGGCTGTTAATGTATATGGTTGTAAATCTGTTCAACCAGCAATTGTTAGCCTAACGGTACGGCCCAAGGTTCCCACACCCAGTATTGAACAAATTGGTGCCTATAGTTTACAGGCCGTGCTTCCTACACCAACAGGTGGCCAACCTGATTTATTCGATTGGCGACGAGCTGGTGGAGAAGTAATTCCGCAAACCAGTGCTGTTGTAAAAGTGGTTGTATCCGCTAACTATTCGGCTCGTGCCAAAACAACATTTACACTTTCTAATGGGAATAATCTAACCTGCTACTCAGACTACAGTGCCCCTAAGGCATTTACATTTGACCGATCAAACGGGGGGCTGAGTATTTACCCAAACCCATCAACAACGGGGACCATTACGATTGAAACGATTGAAAACCTGAAGAACGCAGATGTTGACGTGTTCTCGTTGAGCGGGCAAAAACTCTTCTCAACTCAGGTTCCAATTCTCGATGAACGTAAATCCATTGACCTCTCGGGTCTGTCACAAGGCATTTATTTGGTTCGGGTTCGTTCGGCGGGTTTTGATGTTTCCCGACGGATTATTATTAATCGATAA
- a CDS encoding NADH-quinone oxidoreductase subunit A, whose protein sequence is MNTTYVPADYLPVLIQLGLAIGFIVATMIATHALGPKRHSQKKDDPFECGIPVQGDARTPISIKYFLIAILFVLFDVEVIFLYPWAVNFKGLGMTGFVEMVLFMGLLLAGFYYIIRKGILKWE, encoded by the coding sequence ATGAACACAACTTATGTTCCGGCTGATTATTTGCCGGTGCTTATTCAGCTTGGTTTAGCTATTGGTTTCATCGTGGCAACCATGATTGCTACCCATGCTCTTGGGCCAAAACGTCATAGCCAGAAAAAAGATGATCCATTCGAATGTGGTATCCCAGTACAGGGAGATGCACGCACCCCAATATCTATTAAGTATTTTCTGATTGCGATCCTATTCGTCCTGTTCGATGTGGAGGTGATCTTTTTATATCCCTGGGCAGTTAATTTTAAGGGCTTGGGCATGACCGGATTTGTTGAAATGGTCCTGTTTATGGGTTTACTCCTGGCAGGCTTCTATTACATCATCCGCAAGGGTATTCTCAAGTGGGAATAG
- the obgE gene encoding GTPase ObgE — protein MASSNFIDYVKINCRSGAGGAGSVHFRREKHVPKGGPDGGDGGRGGHIILRGNSQLWTLLHLKYRKHVKAGNGVAGEGGRRTGAEGEDVILEVPLGTIARNPESSTKLAEITEEGQEIILFPGGRGGLGNDHFKSSTQQAPYYSQTGEPGREEWVILELKLLADVGLVGFPNAGKSTLLSVLSAARPEIADYPFTTLVPNLGVVAYRDYKSFVMADIPGIIEGASQGKGLGLRFLRHIERNSILLFLIPATSEDIWQEYNTLLNELREFNPELMDKTRILAITKIDLVDDDALAQIKNSVPKKVPVTYISSVSQRGLDELKDIIWQNLTTVEPV, from the coding sequence ATGGCTTCATCAAATTTTATTGATTACGTAAAAATAAACTGTCGTTCAGGGGCCGGAGGGGCTGGATCTGTCCACTTTCGCCGTGAAAAACACGTCCCTAAAGGTGGACCTGACGGGGGTGACGGCGGACGAGGTGGCCATATTATTCTTCGTGGAAATTCCCAGCTATGGACCCTTCTGCACCTTAAATACCGTAAACATGTTAAGGCGGGCAATGGTGTAGCAGGCGAAGGGGGACGACGAACCGGAGCTGAAGGCGAGGACGTTATTTTAGAAGTACCCCTTGGCACTATTGCTCGTAATCCAGAATCAAGCACTAAACTTGCTGAAATCACGGAAGAGGGGCAGGAGATTATTCTGTTTCCGGGTGGAAGAGGTGGTCTCGGCAACGATCATTTCAAGTCATCGACGCAACAGGCTCCCTATTACTCTCAAACGGGAGAGCCAGGTAGAGAAGAGTGGGTCATATTAGAGCTAAAACTATTAGCTGATGTGGGCTTAGTTGGTTTCCCTAATGCGGGCAAATCAACCCTTTTATCCGTCTTATCCGCTGCCAGACCTGAAATTGCAGATTACCCGTTTACAACCCTTGTTCCTAATTTAGGGGTCGTAGCTTATAGGGATTATAAGTCATTTGTGATGGCCGATATTCCCGGTATAATCGAAGGAGCATCGCAGGGTAAAGGCTTAGGATTACGATTTCTACGACACATTGAACGTAATTCGATACTGCTATTTTTAATCCCAGCCACTAGCGAAGATATTTGGCAGGAGTATAACACACTATTGAACGAGTTACGCGAGTTTAATCCGGAACTGATGGATAAAACTCGTATTCTAGCCATTACCAAGATTGATCTGGTCGATGACGACGCTTTAGCACAAATCAAAAATAGTGTGCCCAAAAAAGTACCTGTTACCTATATTTCCTCGGTTAGTCAACGAGGTTTGGATGAGTTAAAAGATATTATTTGGCAAAATCTGACGACTGTTGAGCCAGTATGA
- the nuoD gene encoding NADH dehydrogenase (quinone) subunit D codes for MVSEELDIANKNLPAEQGPVQYVNELTTLNLGPTHPATHGIFQNILQMDGEKIVSGEQTIGYIHRAFEKIAERRPFYQITTLTDRMNYCSSPINNMGWHMTVEKLLGIDIPKRAQYIRVIMMELARLADHLICNGILGVDTGAFTGFLYIYQERENIYEIYEEVCGARLTTNMGRIGGMERDLSPTAIRKINELLVRFPKVLAEFENLFNRNRIFMDRVIGVGGISAERALSYGFTGPNLRAAGVDYDVRVMNPYSSYQDFEFDIPVGQSGDTYDRFMVRNEEMWQSLRIIKQAMDNLPQGPYYADAPQYYLPPKQEVYKNMEALIYHFKIVMGEIDAPVGEVYHAVEGGNGELGFYLISDGGRAPYRLHFRRPCFIYYQAYPEMCKGLTLSDAIVIMSSMNVIAGELDA; via the coding sequence ATGGTTTCTGAAGAACTAGACATAGCGAATAAAAATCTGCCTGCCGAGCAAGGCCCGGTTCAGTATGTTAATGAGCTAACAACGCTTAACCTCGGTCCCACTCACCCCGCTACACACGGGATTTTCCAGAACATCCTGCAAATGGATGGGGAGAAAATCGTGTCGGGCGAGCAAACAATTGGGTATATCCACCGGGCATTTGAGAAGATTGCCGAGCGACGACCATTCTACCAGATCACGACGCTTACCGACCGGATGAACTATTGTTCGTCACCCATTAATAACATGGGCTGGCACATGACCGTCGAGAAATTGCTGGGTATCGATATTCCAAAACGAGCCCAGTATATCCGAGTAATTATGATGGAGTTGGCTCGTTTGGCCGATCACCTCATTTGTAACGGTATTCTGGGTGTTGACACCGGTGCTTTTACCGGCTTCCTCTATATCTATCAGGAACGGGAGAACATCTATGAAATCTACGAAGAAGTTTGTGGTGCTCGACTAACCACAAATATGGGTCGTATTGGTGGCATGGAGCGTGATCTCTCCCCTACTGCCATTCGCAAAATCAATGAATTGCTGGTTCGTTTCCCCAAAGTACTGGCTGAGTTCGAAAACCTCTTCAACCGTAACCGGATTTTCATGGACCGTGTTATTGGGGTGGGTGGCATTTCGGCAGAACGTGCTTTGAGTTACGGATTTACGGGCCCTAACCTCCGGGCGGCTGGCGTGGATTATGATGTACGCGTTATGAACCCGTATTCCTCGTACCAGGATTTTGAATTCGACATTCCAGTTGGTCAAAGTGGTGATACTTACGACCGCTTCATGGTTCGGAACGAGGAAATGTGGCAGAGTTTGCGCATCATCAAGCAGGCAATGGATAATCTGCCGCAAGGACCCTACTACGCCGACGCCCCCCAGTACTATCTGCCTCCTAAACAGGAAGTCTATAAAAACATGGAAGCCCTTATCTATCACTTCAAGATTGTGATGGGTGAAATAGACGCTCCCGTCGGCGAAGTCTATCATGCTGTTGAAGGTGGTAATGGTGAGTTAGGGTTCTACCTGATTAGTGATGGTGGCCGTGCTCCTTATCGGTTGCACTTCCGCCGTCCATGTTTTATTTATTATCAGGCATATCCTGAAATGTGCAAAGGCCTGACCTTATCAGATGCCATTGTGATTATGAGTAGCATGAATGTAATTGCTGGCGAACTGGATGCGTAA
- a CDS encoding NADH-quinone oxidoreductase subunit C, with protein MLTNEEVAQTIINQFGEAVTDFDDPYDLLTCSTSRDQIILLVTYLKGHQTLQFGFLTDITAIHYPDSTGKEFCVVYHLHSLTNNFRLRIKVYLTADDVHIPTMVSLFASANWMERETFDLFGIIFDGHPDLRRILNMEEMDYHPMRKEYPLEDGTREDKIDALFGR; from the coding sequence ATGCTGACCAACGAAGAAGTTGCGCAGACAATTATTAACCAGTTTGGCGAGGCTGTTACAGACTTTGATGATCCGTATGACCTGCTAACCTGCTCAACCAGCCGCGATCAGATCATTCTTTTGGTAACGTACCTGAAAGGTCATCAGACGTTACAATTTGGCTTCCTGACAGATATTACCGCGATTCATTACCCTGACTCGACTGGTAAGGAGTTCTGTGTAGTCTATCATTTACACAGTTTGACCAATAATTTCCGCTTACGGATCAAGGTCTATCTTACTGCCGATGATGTGCATATACCAACGATGGTATCTCTATTCGCCAGTGCGAACTGGATGGAGCGAGAAACGTTCGATCTGTTTGGTATTATCTTCGACGGGCATCCTGACTTACGTCGGATTTTGAATATGGAGGAAATGGATTATCATCCCATGCGTAAAGAGTATCCGCTCGAAGACGGTACACGGGAAGATAAAATTGATGCATTGTTTGGACGATAA
- a CDS encoding adenylate kinase, with the protein MLNLVLFGPPGAGKGTQSEKLIQKYNLVHLSTGDLLRSQIAAGTELGLRAKQLMDQGLLVPDEVVIGMIENKLRENQSAPGFIFDGFPRTVLQAEALDQLLSHYQAPIATMIALVVNDEELIRRLLKRGETSGRPDDRDEATARRRVSVYNKETMPVADYYSQQGKFAAIDGIGNIDDIFQAICQKIEESVAR; encoded by the coding sequence ATGCTTAACCTTGTACTGTTTGGCCCGCCAGGAGCCGGAAAAGGTACCCAAAGCGAAAAACTTATTCAGAAGTACAACTTAGTTCACTTATCAACGGGCGATTTGTTACGATCGCAAATTGCAGCCGGTACAGAACTAGGTCTTCGAGCCAAACAATTAATGGATCAAGGCTTATTAGTGCCCGATGAGGTAGTAATTGGCATGATTGAAAACAAACTACGCGAAAATCAGTCGGCACCAGGCTTTATTTTCGATGGCTTTCCGCGCACTGTTCTTCAGGCAGAAGCCCTTGATCAATTGCTTAGCCATTATCAGGCACCCATTGCAACTATGATTGCGTTGGTTGTTAATGATGAGGAGCTGATTCGACGCTTACTAAAACGAGGTGAAACATCTGGCCGTCCTGATGACAGAGACGAGGCAACTGCTCGCCGACGTGTAAGTGTTTACAATAAAGAAACAATGCCCGTAGCTGACTATTATAGTCAACAGGGAAAATTCGCAGCTATCGACGGCATAGGTAATATTGACGATATTTTTCAAGCAATTTGCCAAAAAATTGAGGAGTCGGTAGCGAGGTAA
- a CDS encoding sialate O-acetylesterase, whose product MNYFLKVYGTVLLLLISLSVKAQLQVSFPTTRAILQRNNSNQATIRITGYYTSSVTRIEARLQARDGVGTSTDWQVIQNTPAGGVFAGDLTGTGGWYNLDVRGMNGDQQVGTITTVERVGIGEVFIVAGQSNGQGVHQNSPNPRNDLVNCVNYLYPSNGFPNDPPAPVFTLLDNTTDFTIAPRGVGSWCWGQLGDILAKRLKVPILFFNAAFSGTAVRNWRESAPEGGTAYGVYNGDPYPGRQPYINLKISLQFYANMLGLRAVLWHQGEADNLINTSTSSYVNDLKTVINQARQDYNKNMAWVVARVSYGDFIGGIDEAIIAAQNQVISSTPNVFAGPNSDIIQVPRKRAPLNDPEGLHFDYDGLVDIANAWNNSLTDSFFQSAPPISASPSPTISVACASNNTLTLTVNGNYPTVQWESGESGSTITKGAGIYRAKIKDGLGNTFYSSQVRVSDAPVASVVDNRPPSVCIGSSLGLTANYDNVIWLNQQTNTTVATTRTLSTTTAGAYYIRYRDVSGCDFTSNTLNVTVNSLPATPAITNDKPTTFCQGDNTALRASSDNVQYNWSDGQKNKVVTIGSSGSYFLTVTDQNGCTSATSNTVAVTANPVPAKPVISTNGPTTFCADRTITLTAPQEVAYQWTNGQTSQSITLNQSGDFAVRTQNQFGCTSEQSAIITLKVNPLPDVPTISPLGATTFCDGNRVSLIANSPFDVVWSSGQTNKSITIGTSGNYAVQAQDQNGCLSSYSPIIVVKVNPLPTTPVILANPSPIICEGSQATLRVDGPYTVFWSTGDSTQRITTANAGTYSAKVRDVNGCVSAQSGSITVELRPIPPPPTVNIIGTYTLEAVSSTNGTLFRWRRDNDSLAVQSATIKANQSGTYTARSSIIYSQTLTCFSLPSAPVSFTIDVNNKGLSVYPNPNPDKILIVETRENLTNAVLTIYTLTGQVVLTTSVPSFDDRKQLTLTGMPSGSYILRVQAADFDVSKRIILGL is encoded by the coding sequence ATGAACTATTTTCTCAAGGTTTACGGTACAGTGCTTTTACTTCTGATATCTCTATCGGTAAAGGCGCAACTTCAGGTTTCATTCCCCACAACCCGAGCCATTCTTCAGCGAAATAATTCTAATCAGGCTACCATCCGAATTACTGGATATTACACATCCTCTGTCACACGAATTGAAGCCCGACTACAGGCTCGAGATGGCGTGGGCACGTCAACAGATTGGCAAGTTATCCAGAATACCCCAGCAGGTGGAGTCTTTGCCGGTGATCTGACAGGAACCGGTGGCTGGTATAATCTCGATGTCAGAGGAATGAATGGTGACCAACAGGTAGGTACTATAACGACTGTTGAACGCGTAGGAATCGGTGAAGTATTTATTGTGGCGGGCCAGTCTAACGGGCAAGGCGTGCACCAGAATTCGCCTAACCCCAGGAATGATCTTGTCAATTGTGTGAATTATTTATATCCTAGTAATGGCTTCCCAAATGATCCCCCAGCACCCGTTTTTACATTATTAGATAATACAACAGACTTTACAATTGCCCCGAGAGGAGTAGGTAGCTGGTGTTGGGGACAGCTAGGTGATATTTTAGCCAAACGTCTAAAAGTACCCATTTTATTTTTTAACGCAGCCTTTTCGGGAACAGCCGTCAGAAACTGGCGTGAAAGTGCACCTGAAGGAGGTACAGCTTATGGGGTTTATAATGGAGATCCTTACCCAGGACGTCAACCCTATATCAATCTTAAGATTTCGCTGCAATTTTATGCAAATATGCTTGGCCTGCGAGCCGTACTTTGGCATCAGGGTGAGGCAGACAACTTAATTAATACATCAACCAGTTCTTACGTTAACGATCTGAAAACCGTAATCAACCAGGCTCGTCAGGATTACAATAAGAATATGGCTTGGGTTGTAGCACGGGTTAGTTATGGCGATTTTATTGGAGGTATTGATGAGGCTATTATTGCAGCTCAAAACCAAGTGATTAGCTCTACGCCAAACGTATTTGCAGGACCTAACAGCGATATAATTCAAGTTCCCCGAAAACGTGCTCCCCTTAATGATCCCGAAGGTTTACACTTCGATTATGATGGCCTTGTTGACATAGCGAATGCCTGGAATAACAGTTTAACTGATTCATTTTTCCAAAGTGCCCCCCCCATAAGTGCGTCCCCATCCCCTACAATATCCGTTGCCTGTGCTAGCAATAACACACTTACACTGACTGTCAATGGGAATTATCCAACTGTACAATGGGAATCGGGAGAATCAGGTAGTACAATCACTAAAGGCGCAGGTATCTATCGAGCTAAAATTAAAGATGGTTTAGGTAATACATTTTACTCTAGCCAGGTACGTGTATCGGATGCGCCCGTAGCTTCAGTGGTAGACAATCGCCCTCCATCCGTATGTATTGGTAGTAGTTTAGGCTTGACGGCTAACTATGATAATGTTATATGGTTGAATCAACAAACGAATACAACCGTTGCCACCACACGTACACTTTCTACGACGACGGCAGGGGCCTATTATATTCGTTATCGAGACGTAAGTGGCTGCGATTTTACGTCTAATACGCTAAATGTTACAGTCAATTCGTTGCCAGCTACACCTGCCATTACAAATGATAAGCCCACTACTTTTTGCCAGGGTGATAATACAGCCTTAAGAGCGAGTAGCGATAATGTTCAATATAACTGGAGCGACGGCCAGAAAAATAAAGTAGTGACTATTGGATCTTCTGGTTCTTATTTCCTGACCGTGACCGACCAAAATGGCTGTACATCTGCTACGTCTAATACGGTTGCAGTTACAGCCAATCCAGTACCCGCTAAACCCGTTATTTCAACTAATGGCCCTACAACCTTCTGCGCAGACCGGACAATTACCCTAACAGCTCCGCAAGAAGTAGCTTATCAATGGACCAACGGGCAGACGAGTCAAAGTATCACATTGAATCAATCAGGAGATTTTGCCGTTCGCACTCAGAATCAGTTTGGCTGTACATCTGAGCAGTCTGCTATCATTACACTTAAAGTAAACCCTTTGCCAGATGTACCGACTATCTCACCACTCGGAGCAACTACATTTTGTGATGGTAATCGTGTGTCCTTGATAGCAAATAGTCCATTTGATGTAGTTTGGTCAAGCGGACAAACCAACAAATCCATTACGATTGGCACATCAGGGAATTATGCGGTACAGGCTCAGGATCAAAATGGTTGCCTATCTTCCTATTCACCCATAATTGTTGTTAAAGTCAACCCCCTGCCCACTACGCCAGTCATACTAGCGAACCCATCTCCTATTATCTGCGAAGGTAGTCAGGCTACATTGCGCGTAGACGGTCCTTATACGGTTTTCTGGAGTACGGGGGATTCAACACAACGAATTACAACAGCAAATGCAGGAACTTACTCAGCTAAAGTACGAGATGTGAATGGATGTGTTTCGGCACAATCTGGCTCAATAACGGTAGAGTTAAGACCAATTCCACCGCCACCAACTGTGAATATTATTGGTACCTATACCCTTGAGGCAGTTAGCTCAACGAATGGTACACTATTTCGCTGGCGTCGTGATAATGATTCGCTCGCCGTTCAATCGGCGACTATTAAAGCCAACCAGTCAGGTACTTATACCGCCCGTTCTTCTATTATTTATTCGCAAACGTTAACCTGTTTTTCTCTTCCATCGGCTCCCGTTTCGTTTACCATTGATGTAAATAATAAAGGCCTAAGCGTTTACCCGAACCCAAATCCTGATAAAATTTTAATCGTAGAGACCCGCGAGAATCTAACTAATGCTGTGCTCACAATTTATACGCTGACTGGTCAGGTAGTACTAACAACCAGCGTTCCTTCCTTCGACGACCGGAAACAGCTAACACTAACAGGCATGCCATCGGGGTCCTATATTTTACGTGTTCAGGCTGCAGACTTCGATGTTTCCAAGCGAATTATCCTAGGATTGTAA
- the nuoE gene encoding NAD(P)H-dependent oxidoreductase subunit E codes for MITDNNSAVQFTPERLAKAKEIIARYPEGKQKSALLPLLHVLQEQEGWTSPEGMDYVARMLDIQPIEVYEVASFYTMYHLNPVGKHVIEYCRTGPCCLMGGEEVYAHLKQRLGIDTGQTTVDGQFTLKEVECLAACGMGPVFQIREKYYMHLTNERVDEIIDELSK; via the coding sequence ATGATAACAGACAATAACTCCGCCGTACAATTCACGCCCGAACGATTAGCAAAAGCAAAGGAAATTATTGCCCGCTATCCCGAAGGAAAACAGAAATCAGCCCTATTACCCCTCTTGCATGTATTGCAGGAGCAGGAAGGCTGGACCAGTCCCGAAGGTATGGATTATGTAGCAAGAATGCTTGATATTCAACCCATTGAGGTTTACGAAGTGGCGTCGTTCTACACTATGTATCACCTCAATCCGGTTGGCAAGCATGTTATTGAATATTGCCGAACGGGCCCTTGCTGCTTAATGGGGGGCGAAGAAGTATACGCCCATCTGAAACAGCGACTTGGCATTGATACGGGTCAAACGACCGTTGATGGGCAGTTCACCCTTAAAGAAGTAGAATGCCTTGCTGCTTGTGGTATGGGTCCCGTATTTCAGATTCGGGAGAAATATTACATGCACCTCACCAACGAGCGCGTGGACGAAATCATTGACGAACTGTCGAAATAA
- a CDS encoding NADH-quinone oxidoreductase subunit B produces the protein MAADIKLAEAPASYDGPGFSATSFDKIIGLARANSLWPLPFATSCCGIEFMSTMASHYDLGRFGAERPSFSPRQADMLLVAGTIAKKMGPIVKQVYLQMAEPRWVIAIGACASSGGIFDTYSVLQGIDRIIPVDVYVPGCPPRPEQILDGVLAVQELAKNESLRRRNTEEYQKLLSSYSIQ, from the coding sequence ATGGCAGCAGACATTAAATTGGCCGAAGCCCCCGCGAGTTATGATGGCCCAGGTTTCTCGGCTACTTCGTTTGATAAAATAATTGGGCTGGCTCGGGCAAATTCGCTCTGGCCCCTGCCGTTTGCAACCTCATGCTGTGGTATTGAATTTATGTCAACCATGGCCTCACACTACGATTTAGGCCGCTTTGGTGCTGAACGCCCCAGCTTCTCTCCACGTCAGGCAGATATGTTGCTTGTGGCAGGCACCATTGCCAAAAAGATGGGCCCTATTGTAAAGCAAGTCTATCTACAGATGGCCGAACCTCGCTGGGTTATTGCCATTGGTGCCTGTGCTTCTAGTGGAGGCATTTTCGATACTTATAGTGTTTTGCAGGGCATTGATCGCATTATTCCGGTTGACGTATACGTACCGGGTTGCCCTCCTCGCCCAGAACAGATTCTGGATGGTGTACTTGCAGTACAGGAACTGGCAAAGAATGAGTCACTACGCCGGCGCAATACCGAAGAGTATCAGAAATTACTGAGTTCCTATAGTATTCAATAA